A section of the Streptomyces sp. CG1 genome encodes:
- a CDS encoding SsgA family sporulation/cell division regulator codes for MNSFVHMTLVVELRAEGTGRCSVFAHLRYDATDPFAVTAVFGHDGRVLACWRLDREMLSDGLLRPVGAGDVRLRPAATGAWHELRMEFLGAVRPDGSRHHAVVFAWAPTVAAFLRETHRVVPPGRERVPVDELVAEILAAG; via the coding sequence GTGAACTCGTTCGTGCACATGACCCTGGTGGTGGAGCTGCGCGCGGAAGGCACCGGCCGGTGTTCCGTGTTCGCCCATCTCCGGTACGACGCCACCGACCCGTTCGCCGTCACCGCGGTCTTCGGCCACGACGGCCGGGTGCTGGCCTGCTGGCGGCTGGACCGGGAGATGCTCTCCGACGGTCTTCTGCGGCCGGTCGGCGCCGGGGACGTGCGGCTGCGGCCGGCCGCGACCGGTGCGTGGCACGAGCTGCGCATGGAGTTCCTCGGAGCCGTCCGGCCGGACGGCAGCCGGCACCACGCGGTGGTGTTCGCCTGGGCGCCCACGGTCGCCGCCTTCCTGCGGGAGACCCACCGGGTCGTCCCGCCGGGGCGGGAACGTGTCCCGGTCGACGAGCTGGTGGCCGAGATCCTCGCCGCGGGCTGA